The DNA sequence GCGATCGGAACACGGAACAAGACTCGGCGATTCAACACGAAGCAGCCAAGGCGCTTCGCATTGAGCCGCTCGGCAGATACGGCGAGCATTTCTATTGTTACGCGGTGACAATCCCGTAACGCGATTTCCACCCCCGGATTTCTGGACAGTCCCGGCGCGAATTCGCCATACTTTCTGTTCTTGGGTGGCGCCATTTTCTTGGCGAAACGTGGAGTGCAATTCGTGCGAGTTCGGTGGACCCATGCGGCGCTTGCGGCTGTCGCGGTTTTGAATGGCGCCTTCGCGGTACACGCTGAAATCGACGGCGGCGTGCGCAATCAGGCGGGTTGGGAGCCGCTGTTCAACGGCAAGGACCTGACGGGCTGGTACACGTTCCTTCAACAACTCGGCAAGGGCGCCGACCCGGACCAGGTCGTTTCCGTAGAAGACGGCGTTATTCACCTCTACAAGCACGCGCCGCAGGGCGGCAACGTCGTGATGGGTTATATTTCCACGGAGACGGAATTCGAGAACTATCACCTTCGCATCGAGTACAAGTGGGGCGGGAAGACGTTCGAGCCGCGCCTGGCGCTGCCGCGCGACGCCGGAGTCTATTACCACATCGTTGGCGACGACGCAGTCTGGCCGAAATCGCTGCAATATCAAATCCAAGTAGACGACGTGGGCGACTTGATCGCGTTGTACGGTGTCGCGTGCGACACCTGGATCGATCCCGCTACGAAAGCGGACGAGATGGCGACGTTTCTCGATTCTATTGACGGCGGCGAGGCGCGCACGCTCGGCGGCCCGGGTATCGCGTATCAAAAGCGCCGCGGCATGTACGAACTCGAGGGATGGAACACGCTCGAAATCATCTGTCACGGCAGCACTTCGATGCACATTCTCAACGGCAAGCTCGTGAACCGGTGTGAGAATATCCGCTATGCCGATCACGAGTCGGGCGCGCCGCCGCGGCCGTTGAGTAAAGGGCGCATTGCGCTCGAGATCGAAGCAGCGGAACTCTTCTACCGCAACATCGAGATCAAGCGTTTGCCCGCGCCGGGAGAAAAGCCCGCGCCCATCGAAGGGCCGGACGCGACGCTCGCGGTCGGCGCCGCCGCGGCGAACCTTATCGGCGACAACGACATGGTCATGGCGGGCGGCATCGGGCCGTGGAAGCCAAACGGGCAGGAAGGCCAACTGCGCGCGACGGCCTTGGTCGTGAGTAAGGAGCCGTACGGCGCGCTCGCGTTCGTCGGCTGTGACGTCCTGTTCGTAACGCGCGAGGTTGTGGACTCCGCGCTCGCCGAGATTCAGAGCGCAACAGGCATTCCACCGGAACGCGTGCTGGTGAACGCATCGCATACGCACAGCGCGCCGAGCACGATTCGCGTACACGGGTACGGCCCCGAGGAGCGGTTTCGCAAGGCCGTGCGCAACGGCATCGTTGAAGCCGTGAAACGGGCGCACGCAAAACTCGAAGACGGATGCACGTTCAACTATGCGCTAGGCGCGGAATACGGCGTCGGCGAAAACAGCCGGCTGCTATTGGCCGACAATACGATTTTTTGGATTGGACCGCATGAAGACCGCGTGCGCCCGACCGATCCGTTCGATCCGGAGCTGCCGGTGTTCGCGTTTTATGGCCCAGACGCAAAGCTGCGCTCAATCCTGTATAACCACTCGACGCATACGATTGGCACCGTTTCGGGCAGCGTGCGCTCGCCATCGTACTACGGACTCGCGGCACAGCAAATCGAGCAAGAGAATGGGGCGACTGTGTGCTTCCTCGAAGGCGCTTCCGGCTCCACGCACAACTTGTACTTGACGACACCGGTAATGATCGAGCGAATGAAGGCTGCGATCAAAAACACGATCGATAAAGGAGCGCCGCAGCGCATCCCAAAGTTGGGCGCAATTCGGCGTCCTTTCACCTTTAAGGTGCGCACATTCGACGAGCAAGCCGAGGAACAGAAGGTGAGTTCCTACGTGAATAAGCGCGCCCCCGCGGGGGCGGAGTACACGATTGGCGTGTTCCGCACGATGCGCGAAGAAATGCGCGCGCAGCAGGGCGAAGCCCGGGAAACGTACCTGCAGGCGATACGGATTGGCGATGTCGCCGTTGTCGGTGTGCCGGCGGAGTACTTCACGGTGTTGGGAATCGAAATTAAGCGGCGGTCGCCGTTCGCAAACACGGTGGTTGCCGAGTTGAGCAACGATTGGATCGGCTACGTCGGCGACCGAAAGGGCTACGAGCGCGGGGGCTACCAAACGTGGTTCGGCTACCACAGTTATTGCGAGATTGGAACCGGGGAAGCCATTGTGGACGAAGTTGTGCGAATGCTGGACGAGCTGTTCGCAATGTAACGCTCTCGTAGGAATATCGAGAGTCAGTCCGCAGGGGGAAAAAGAAGTAAACATGAAATCTATTGTGCTTGCCGTTTTGATGTGCGTTGCGGCCGCTGCGGGCCATGCTCAAGACAATCCGGCCGATCATCCGGTTGACAAAGTGCGGGCCGCACTGCGCCTGGCCGATTCCTCGTTGACAATCGAGTGTGTGGCGAGCGAGCCGGACGTCATCGACCCCGTCGCTGTGACGTGGGACGAAGACGGACGCATGTACGTTGTCGAGATGCGCGATTACCCGGCCGGGCCAGTGGGTGGAACCATTCGCCGGTTGACTGATGAAAACCAAGACGGACGTTACGAGCACGCTACGGTCTTTGCGGACAACCTGCCGTTTCCGAACTCCGCGCTCGCATACGACGGCGGGCTGCTCGTGACGGCGGCGCCGAACATTTGGTTTCTAAGAGACAATGACGGGGATGGTGTCGCGGACGAGCGGCGTGTCGTGCTCACCGGCTTCGGCGAAGGCAACGAGCAGTTGCGGATCAACGGGCTGTTCTGGGGCTTGGACAATTGGATTTACGCGGCCAATGGCCGTAGCGACGGTGAGGTACGCAAGCCAGACGACGGGCCGGAGACGGCAATTCCGCTTCGGCATCGAGACTTGCGTTTCAAGCCTGACGGCAGCGCGGTCGAAGCGATTGCGGGTTTCAGTCAATTCGGAATCTGTCAGGACGATTGGGGCAATCGCTTTCTCTCGTGGAACACCGTCCCG is a window from the Candidatus Hydrogenedentota bacterium genome containing:
- a CDS encoding DUF1080 domain-containing protein; this translates as MNGAFAVHAEIDGGVRNQAGWEPLFNGKDLTGWYTFLQQLGKGADPDQVVSVEDGVIHLYKHAPQGGNVVMGYISTETEFENYHLRIEYKWGGKTFEPRLALPRDAGVYYHIVGDDAVWPKSLQYQIQVDDVGDLIALYGVACDTWIDPATKADEMATFLDSIDGGEARTLGGPGIAYQKRRGMYELEGWNTLEIICHGSTSMHILNGKLVNRCENIRYADHESGAPPRPLSKGRIALEIEAAELFYRNIEIKRLPAPGEKPAPIEGPDATLAVGAAAANLIGDNDMVMAGGIGPWKPNGQEGQLRATALVVSKEPYGALAFVGCDVLFVTREVVDSALAEIQSATGIPPERVLVNASHTHSAPSTIRVHGYGPEERFRKAVRNGIVEAVKRAHAKLEDGCTFNYALGAEYGVGENSRLLLADNTIFWIGPHEDRVRPTDPFDPELPVFAFYGPDAKLRSILYNHSTHTIGTVSGSVRSPSYYGLAAQQIEQENGATVCFLEGASGSTHNLYLTTPVMIERMKAAIKNTIDKGAPQRIPKLGAIRRPFTFKVRTFDEQAEEQKVSSYVNKRAPAGAEYTIGVFRTMREEMRAQQGEARETYLQAIRIGDVAVVGVPAEYFTVLGIEIKRRSPFANTVVAELSNDWIGYVGDRKGYERGGYQTWFGYHSYCEIGTGEAIVDEVVRMLDELFAM